In one window of Mauremys reevesii isolate NIE-2019 linkage group 22, ASM1616193v1, whole genome shotgun sequence DNA:
- the LOC120388522 gene encoding vacuolar fusion protein MON1 homolog B-like: MATGEPGSSTREGMVLLQEQAGLCPTDTGGDEPSAGPEEQEELLAPQSNGPVRAADGQGDAQEEPSDKELSDSASTDNALEDSSEFGRPLGVGVCEPGGPPAPTTHRDEDVTAASWRARRKHVFVLSEAGKPIYSRYGNEEALSSTMGVMMALVSFIQSGDNAIRSIYLDDQKLVFVQQGPLVLVSVSRTLQSEQQLRQELLYVYYQILSMLTQVSITRIFERKKNYDLRRLLAGSEKILDRLLNLVESDPGFLLGAVRCLPLPASLRDALGTLLQKAITPNLVFSILVARSQLVTAVQERAVIEECRLEPTDLHLLLNLIGASSAFQAGEIWTPICLPRFNPDGYFYAYISYLDAECTVCLVLLSTDKESFYAVSDCKKRVEEAMRTQGSLQVLSGGLQSPSYGVGQVGVPDLRHFLYKPLDIPENYRQLPQFTSPELEGPYCSEEEQHRLFDLYHYLHSRIHSTSRPLRLIYHVAEKETLLAWVTSKFELYTCFSPLVTKAGAINVLTKLLRWIKKEEDRLFIRYPPKYSTTPNPGKGTKGGRPDGAENGFFAGL; this comes from the exons ATGGCAACGGGCGAGCCCGGCTCATCGACGCGGGAAGGGATGgtgctgctgcaggagcaggccGGGCTGTGCCCCACGGATACAG GGGGGGACGAGCCCAGCGCTGGCCcggaggagcaggaggagctgcTCGCCCCACAGAGCAACGGGCCTGTGAGAGCGGCTGATGGCCAGGGGGACGCCCAGGAGGAGCCAAGCGACAAGGAGCTCTCAGACTCGGCCTCCACCGACAACGCCTTGGAGGACTCGAGCGAGTTTGGgcggcccctgggggtgggggtctgcgAGCCGGGGGGCCCCCCGGCCCCGACCACGCACCGCGACGAGGACGTGACGGCCGCCAGCTGGCGGGCCCGCCGGAAGCACGTCTTCGTGCTGAGCGAGGCCGGCAAGCCCATCTACTCTCGCTACGGCAACGAGGAGGCCTTGTCCTCCACCATGGGCGTCATGATGGCGCTGGTGTCCTTTATCCAGAGCGGTGACAACGCCATCCGCTCCATCTACTTGG atgACCAGAAGCTGGTGTTCGTGCAGCAGGGCCCGCTGGTGCTGGTGTCGGTGTCGCGGACGCTGCAGTCGGAGCAGCAGCTGCGCCAGGAGCTGCTCTACGTCTATTACCAGATCCTCAGCATGCTGACCCAGGTGAGCATCACCCGCATCTTCGAGCGCAAGAAGAACTACGACCTGCGGCGCCTGCTGGCCGGCTCCGAGAAGATCCTCGACCGCCTGCTCAACCTGGTGGAGTCGGATCCCGGCTTCCTGCTGGGGGCTGTGCgctgcctcccccttcctgcctccctgcGGGACGCCCTGGGCACCCTGCTGCAGAAGGCCATCACCCCCAACCTGGTCTTCTCCATCCTGGTGGCCCGCAGCCAGCTGGTCACGGCGGTGCAGGAGCGGGCGGTGATCGAGGAGTGCCGGCTGGAGCCCACCGACCTCCACCTGCTGCTCAACCTGATCGGGGCCAGCTCCGCCTTCCAGGCTGGGGAGATCTGGACGCCCATCTGCCTGCCCCGCTTCAACCCTGACGGGTACTTTTACGCCTACATCTCCTACCTGGACGCGGAGTGCACCGTGTGCCTGGTGCTGCTCTCCACCGACAAGGAGTCCTTCTACGCCGTCTCGGACTGCAAGAAGCGGGTGGAGGAGGCCATGCGGACTCAGGGCTCGCTGCAGGTGCTCTCGGGCGGCCTGCAGAGCCCCTCCTACGGCGTGGGGCAGGTCGGGGTGCCCGACTTGCGGCACTTCCTCTACAAGCCACTGGATATCCCGGAGAACTACCGCCAGCTGCCCCAGTTCACCAG cccagagctggaggggccgtACTGCAGCGAGGAGGAGCAACACCGGCTCTTTGACCTCTATCATTACCTGCACAGCCGCATCCACAGCACCTCTCGCCCCCTGCGCCTCATCTACCATGTGGCCGAGAAGGAGACGCTACTCGCCTGG GTCACCAGTAAGTTCGAGCTATACACCTGCTTCAGCCCCCTGGTAACCAAGGCTGGCGCCATCAATGTCCTCACCAAGCTGTTGCGCTGGATCAAGAAGGAGGAGGACCGGCTCTTCATTCGCTACCCCCCAAAGTACTCTACTACGCCCAACCCTGGGAAGGGCACCAAGGGCGGCCGGCCTGATGGTGCGGAGAATGGATTTTTTGCTGGCCTCTAA
- the LOC120388551 gene encoding synaptonemal complex central element protein 1-like isoform X3 encodes MEGSKQVPSDFAPKAEELLLLVKQLQDAGTLEPRMDDLVGRISRLQRAKQNLSQELHDGQVRSEELQAELEELNEEKSNLEEICSQKQELLRTLQLRCQETEAEAQRQQTLSQERKQSIEELTTKIQEEKLKQRKQRQADPRQPGPGREAAGLPAAGRGSSQPGEDVPEEPGGQHCPLFQQENKRATEYLEAASRRHSELQQKFKRLRAELEAQQGSRGDSASMETDA; translated from the exons ATGGAGGGGAGTAAACAGG tTCCCAGTGACTTTGCACCCAAGGCAGAGGAGCTGCTATTGCTGGTGAAACAACTGCAGGATG CAGGGACCCTGGAGCCCCGAATGGATGACCTGGTAGGAAGGATCAGCAGACTGCAGCGAG CTAAGCAGAATCTGAGCCAGGAGCTGCATGATGGGCAGGTGCGCAGCGAGGAACTGCAAGCGGAGCTGGAGGAGT TGAACGAGGAGAAGTCGAACCTGGAGGAAATCTGCAGCCAGAAGCAAG AGCTCCTGCGGACCCTGCAGCTCCGCTGCCAGGAGACAGAGGCCGAGGCCCAGCG GCAGCAGACGCTGTCCCAGGAGCGGAAGCAGAGCATCGAGGAGCTGACTACGAAGATCCAGGAGGAGAAGCTGAAGCAGCGGAAACAGAG ACAAGCTGATCCAAGACAACCTGGCCCAGGTCGAgaagcagctgggctccctgccgcaggcagaggcagctcccagccaggagaGGATGTTCCTGAAGAGCCAGGAGGCCAGCACTGCCCT CTGTTCCAACAGGAAAACAAGAGAGCGACCGAGTATCTGGAGGCAGCTTCGCGCCGCCACTCAGAACTGCAGCAGAAGTTCAAGAG GCTGAGGGCTGAGCTGGAAGCCCAGCAG GGCTCCAGGGGTGACTCGGCCAGCATGGAAACAGATGCCTAA
- the LOC120388551 gene encoding synaptonemal complex central element protein 1-like isoform X1, translated as MEGSKQVPSDFAPKAEELLLLVKQLQDAGTLEPRMDDLVGRISRLQRAKQNLSQELHDGQVRSEELQAELEELNEEKSNLEEICSQKQELLRTLQLRCQETEAEAQRQQTLSQERKQSIEELTTKIQEEKLKQRKQRLEFEQQLDELMEKHKSLQEGHSMEKLAAEIGSMAESKERLLSEDKLIQDNLAQVEKQLGSLPQAEAAPSQERMFLKSQEASTALQLFQQENKRATEYLEAASRRHSELQQKFKRLRAELEAQQGSRGDSASMETDA; from the exons ATGGAGGGGAGTAAACAGG tTCCCAGTGACTTTGCACCCAAGGCAGAGGAGCTGCTATTGCTGGTGAAACAACTGCAGGATG CAGGGACCCTGGAGCCCCGAATGGATGACCTGGTAGGAAGGATCAGCAGACTGCAGCGAG CTAAGCAGAATCTGAGCCAGGAGCTGCATGATGGGCAGGTGCGCAGCGAGGAACTGCAAGCGGAGCTGGAGGAGT TGAACGAGGAGAAGTCGAACCTGGAGGAAATCTGCAGCCAGAAGCAAG AGCTCCTGCGGACCCTGCAGCTCCGCTGCCAGGAGACAGAGGCCGAGGCCCAGCG GCAGCAGACGCTGTCCCAGGAGCGGAAGCAGAGCATCGAGGAGCTGACTACGAAGATCCAGGAGGAGAAGCTGAAGCAGCGGAAACAGAG GCTGGAATTTGAGCAGCAGCTGGACGAGCTGATGGAGAAGCACAAGAGCCTCCAGGAGGGCCAC AGCATGGAGAAGCTGGCTGCCGAGATCGGCAGCATGGCCGAGAGCAAGGAACGTTTGCTGAGCGAAG ACAAGCTGATCCAAGACAACCTGGCCCAGGTCGAgaagcagctgggctccctgccgcaggcagaggcagctcccagccaggagaGGATGTTCCTGAAGAGCCAGGAGGCCAGCACTGCCCT GCAGCTGTTCCAACAGGAAAACAAGAGAGCGACCGAGTATCTGGAGGCAGCTTCGCGCCGCCACTCAGAACTGCAGCAGAAGTTCAAGAG GCTGAGGGCTGAGCTGGAAGCCCAGCAG GGCTCCAGGGGTGACTCGGCCAGCATGGAAACAGATGCCTAA
- the LOC120388551 gene encoding synaptonemal complex central element protein 1-like isoform X2, whose amino-acid sequence MEGSKQVPSDFAPKAEELLLLVKQLQDAGTLEPRMDDLVGRISRLQRAKQNLSQELHDGQVRSEELQAELEELNEEKSNLEEICSQKQELLRTLQLRCQETEAEAQRQQTLSQERKQSIEELTTKIQEEKLKQRKQRLEFEQQLDELMEKHKSLQEGHSMEKLAAEIGSMAESKERLLSEDKLIQDNLAQVEKQLGSLPQAEAAPSQERMFLKSQEASTALCSNRKTRERPSIWRQLRAATQNCSRSSRG is encoded by the exons ATGGAGGGGAGTAAACAGG tTCCCAGTGACTTTGCACCCAAGGCAGAGGAGCTGCTATTGCTGGTGAAACAACTGCAGGATG CAGGGACCCTGGAGCCCCGAATGGATGACCTGGTAGGAAGGATCAGCAGACTGCAGCGAG CTAAGCAGAATCTGAGCCAGGAGCTGCATGATGGGCAGGTGCGCAGCGAGGAACTGCAAGCGGAGCTGGAGGAGT TGAACGAGGAGAAGTCGAACCTGGAGGAAATCTGCAGCCAGAAGCAAG AGCTCCTGCGGACCCTGCAGCTCCGCTGCCAGGAGACAGAGGCCGAGGCCCAGCG GCAGCAGACGCTGTCCCAGGAGCGGAAGCAGAGCATCGAGGAGCTGACTACGAAGATCCAGGAGGAGAAGCTGAAGCAGCGGAAACAGAG GCTGGAATTTGAGCAGCAGCTGGACGAGCTGATGGAGAAGCACAAGAGCCTCCAGGAGGGCCAC AGCATGGAGAAGCTGGCTGCCGAGATCGGCAGCATGGCCGAGAGCAAGGAACGTTTGCTGAGCGAAG ACAAGCTGATCCAAGACAACCTGGCCCAGGTCGAgaagcagctgggctccctgccgcaggcagaggcagctcccagccaggagaGGATGTTCCTGAAGAGCCAGGAGGCCAGCACTGCCCT CTGTTCCAACAGGAAAACAAGAGAGCGACCGAGTATCTGGAGGCAGCTTCGCGCCGCCACTCAGAACTGCAGCAGAAGTTCAAGAG GCTGA